Proteins co-encoded in one Prevotella sp. E13-27 genomic window:
- the argB gene encoding acetylglutamate kinase translates to MKEKLTLVKVGGAIVEDELQLAQLLNDFGAIEGRKVLVHGGGRRATQVASRLGIESQMVNGRRITDEQMLEVVTMVYGGLVNKHVVAMLQARGISAIGLTGADGDVIRSHRRPVKDGVDYGFVGDVEKVGNTALSHIIEQGMVPVLAPLTHDGKGNMLNTNADTIASEAAKALAEIYDVTLIYSFEKKGVLRDPDDDDSVITKITHADFEQYKADGTISGGMIPKIENALAAVDAGVSRVIIALATEIDGNHGTVIC, encoded by the coding sequence ATGAAAGAGAAACTGACATTGGTGAAAGTTGGCGGTGCCATAGTAGAAGATGAGTTACAGTTAGCACAGCTGCTTAATGATTTCGGCGCTATTGAAGGACGTAAGGTGCTTGTTCATGGTGGTGGCCGTCGTGCCACGCAGGTGGCATCACGTCTGGGGATTGAGTCGCAGATGGTGAATGGACGACGTATCACTGATGAGCAGATGCTCGAAGTGGTGACAATGGTATATGGCGGTCTTGTCAATAAGCATGTTGTGGCGATGCTTCAGGCAAGAGGTATAAGCGCCATAGGACTTACAGGTGCCGATGGCGATGTGATACGCTCTCATCGTCGTCCTGTGAAGGATGGGGTGGACTATGGCTTTGTAGGTGATGTTGAAAAAGTAGGAAACACAGCACTGAGCCATATCATTGAACAGGGAATGGTTCCTGTATTAGCACCTCTGACCCACGATGGGAAGGGCAACATGCTTAATACTAATGCTGACACAATAGCTTCAGAAGCAGCAAAGGCATTGGCAGAGATATATGATGTGACGCTTATCTACTCATTTGAGAAGAAAGGCGTGCTTCGTGATCCTGACGATGACGACTCGGTTATAACAAAGATTACACATGCCGACTTTGAACAGTATAAAGCTGATGGCACTATTTCTGGAGGCATGATTCCAAAGATTGAGAATGCGCTGGCTGCAGTCGATGCCGGTGTAAGCCGAGTAATCATTGCGCTCGCTACTGAGATTGATGGTAATCACGGTACTGTGATTTGTTAG
- a CDS encoding ATP-binding protein: MNNEMILNRREQKIKSILNATATAFNNSLRSVSSYYGQVLEREINNRQTLALLNAQIAFIMAVFPMDCSLLLRSLCGCWLVLALLKCKELL; encoded by the coding sequence ATGAACAACGAAATGATTCTCAATCGTCGCGAACAGAAAATCAAGAGTATTCTCAACGCAACAGCTACTGCCTTCAACAACTCTCTGCGCAGTGTATCTTCTTACTACGGTCAGGTCTTGGAACGCGAAATCAACAACAGGCAGACACTCGCACTTTTAAACGCGCAGATTGCATTCATAATGGCAGTTTTCCCAATGGACTGTTCCCTACTCCTTCGCTCGCTCTGCGGATGCTGGCTTGTACTGGCCCTGTTGAAATGTAAGGAGCTGCTCTGA
- a CDS encoding aminotransferase class V-fold PLP-dependent enzyme, with translation MYDVNKIREDFPILSRTVYNKPLVYLDNAATTQKPLCVLDAMRNEYLNVNANVHRGVHYLSQQATDLHESAREKVRSFINAKSLSEVIFTRGTTESINLVAQTFCEAFMKEGDEVLVSDMEHHSNIVPWQLQAQKRGIVVRHLPITDDGLLDLSTLSSHLSSRTKLVSICHVSNVLGTVNPVKEIIRLAHEHDIPVLLDGAQSAPHMKIDVQDLDCDFYAFSGHKMYGPTGIGVLYGKEKLLEKMPPYQGGGEMIDKVSWEKTTFEQLPLKFEAGTPDYVATHGLATAIDYMLSLGLDNIEAHEQELTRYCMERMQEIENIRIFGPHLSPLNSHLSSHRDAVVSFLVGDIHHLDMGTLLDRLGIAVRTGHHCAHPLMTRLGVTGTVRASFALYNTKEEVDALIDGIHRVSKMF, from the coding sequence ATGTACGACGTAAACAAGATTCGCGAAGATTTCCCGATACTCTCGAGGACGGTATATAATAAGCCATTGGTCTATCTTGACAATGCTGCCACTACACAGAAACCGCTCTGTGTGCTGGATGCCATGCGCAACGAGTATCTCAATGTAAATGCCAATGTACATCGTGGCGTTCACTATTTGTCACAGCAGGCTACCGACCTTCATGAGTCAGCGCGCGAGAAGGTGCGTTCGTTCATCAATGCCAAGAGTCTAAGTGAGGTGATTTTTACGCGTGGCACTACAGAAAGCATAAACCTTGTTGCTCAGACCTTCTGCGAGGCATTCATGAAAGAGGGTGATGAGGTGCTGGTTAGCGACATGGAGCACCATTCAAACATAGTGCCTTGGCAGCTACAGGCACAAAAAAGGGGAATTGTGGTACGCCATCTTCCAATTACTGACGATGGGCTTCTTGACCTCTCAACTCTCAGTTCTCACCTCTCATCTCGAACGAAGCTTGTCAGCATCTGCCATGTGAGCAATGTGTTAGGCACCGTTAACCCTGTAAAGGAGATTATCCGCCTGGCTCACGAACATGATATACCTGTGTTGCTGGATGGTGCTCAGAGTGCGCCCCACATGAAGATTGATGTGCAGGATCTTGACTGCGACTTCTATGCATTCAGTGGACACAAGATGTATGGTCCTACTGGTATAGGTGTACTATATGGTAAGGAGAAACTGCTTGAAAAGATGCCGCCTTACCAAGGTGGAGGTGAGATGATTGATAAGGTGTCGTGGGAAAAGACAACGTTCGAACAGCTACCGTTGAAGTTTGAGGCTGGAACCCCAGACTATGTGGCTACCCACGGTCTGGCTACTGCCATAGACTATATGCTCTCTCTGGGTCTTGATAATATCGAGGCTCACGAACAGGAACTGACCCGTTACTGTATGGAGCGCATGCAGGAGATAGAGAATATCCGTATCTTCGGACCCCATCTCTCACCTCTCAATTCTCACCTCTCATCTCATCGGGATGCCGTCGTCTCGTTCCTTGTTGGTGATATTCATCATCTTGACATGGGAACATTGCTCGACCGACTGGGCATTGCGGTGCGTACTGGACACCACTGCGCTCATCCACTTATGACGCGCCTCGGTGTTACGGGTACTGTGCGTGCTTCGTTTGCACTATACAATACAAAAGAAGAGGTGGATGCCCTTATAGATGGCATCCACCGTGTAAGTAAAATGTTTTGA
- the sufD gene encoding Fe-S cluster assembly protein SufD — MNSEAQYIDLYQQCRDLIFANAPVAMNAVRDVAFENFKKLGFPNKHAVKKDAAQSKIVERYKYTDVAKLFEPDFGVNLNRLKIPVDPYEAFRCDVPNLSTLLYFVVNDSFYGDAAPKNLLQDGVFIGSMKERQDIVAKYYATLAKTDEDAVTALNTMLAQDGLLVYVPKGVVIDKAIQVINILKATPRNAEKQVPDMMVNRRVLIVAEEGAEVKLLFCDHSADDRNFLATQVIEVFAGANAKIDMYCLEETHAKNVRVSNVYVNQERDSRVRHNVITLHNGITRNKLDLTLSGDGAECTCNGCVIADKQQHVDNNTLIVHNAQHCTSNELYKYVLDDKSTGAFAGRVLVSPGAQKTTSQMTNQNLTTTREAHMYTQPMLEIYADDVKCAHGSTVGQLSDAALFYMRQRGIPEAEARMLLQVAFIREVIDQISLVPLRDRLHYLVEKRFRGELNKCEGCKLCR, encoded by the coding sequence ATGAATAGTGAGGCTCAATATATAGACCTTTATCAGCAGTGCCGTGACCTGATATTTGCCAATGCACCAGTGGCGATGAATGCAGTGCGTGATGTGGCATTCGAGAATTTCAAGAAGCTCGGGTTCCCCAACAAACATGCTGTAAAGAAGGATGCTGCTCAGAGTAAGATAGTAGAACGCTATAAGTACACTGACGTGGCTAAGCTCTTCGAGCCCGACTTCGGCGTAAATCTTAATCGTCTTAAGATTCCTGTTGACCCTTACGAGGCATTCCGTTGTGATGTGCCAAACCTTTCCACACTACTCTATTTCGTTGTCAACGACTCTTTCTATGGCGATGCTGCACCAAAGAATCTTCTGCAGGATGGTGTGTTCATCGGTTCTATGAAGGAGCGTCAGGACATCGTGGCGAAATATTATGCAACGCTCGCTAAGACTGATGAGGATGCCGTTACCGCACTAAACACCATGCTGGCTCAGGATGGACTGCTTGTCTATGTTCCAAAAGGAGTTGTCATTGACAAGGCTATACAGGTTATAAATATTCTGAAGGCAACACCACGCAATGCTGAGAAACAGGTGCCTGATATGATGGTTAACCGACGTGTGCTCATCGTGGCTGAGGAGGGGGCAGAGGTTAAACTGCTGTTCTGCGACCATTCTGCCGATGACCGCAACTTCCTTGCAACTCAGGTGATTGAGGTGTTTGCCGGTGCTAATGCCAAGATTGACATGTATTGTCTTGAGGAGACTCATGCCAAGAATGTGCGTGTAAGCAATGTGTATGTCAATCAGGAGCGTGACAGTAGGGTGCGACATAATGTTATAACCCTTCATAATGGCATCACACGTAACAAGCTCGACCTCACGCTCTCTGGCGATGGGGCAGAGTGCACCTGTAACGGATGTGTCATTGCTGACAAACAGCAGCATGTAGATAACAATACCCTTATTGTGCACAACGCTCAGCACTGTACTTCAAACGAATTATACAAGTATGTTCTGGACGATAAGTCCACTGGCGCTTTTGCAGGACGTGTGCTGGTGTCGCCAGGGGCACAGAAGACAACATCGCAGATGACAAACCAGAACCTCACCACTACTCGTGAAGCGCATATGTACACCCAGCCTATGCTTGAAATCTATGCCGATGATGTGAAGTGCGCCCATGGCTCTACCGTGGGACAGCTCAGCGATGCTGCACTGTTCTATATGCGTCAGCGTGGTATCCCTGAGGCTGAGGCTCGCATGCTTCTACAGGTGGCATTCATTCGTGAGGTTATTGACCAGATAAGTCTTGTTCCATTGAGAGACCGACTGCATTACCTGGTAGAGAAACGTTTTCGTGGTGAGCTCAATAAGTGCGAAGGATGTAAGCTTTGCCGATAG
- the sufC gene encoding Fe-S cluster assembly ATPase SufC, translated as MLEVRNLHAKIGDKEILRGINLTIKDGETHAIMGPNGSGKSTLSAVLVGNPLYEVTEGEAWFNGKNLLEMKPEDRAHEGLFLSFQYPIEIPGVPMSQFLKAAVNEKRKYQGLPELKAGEFMKLMREKQKIVELDNKLANRSVNEGFSGGEKKRNEIFQMAMLEPKLSILDETDSGLDVDAMRIVAEGVNTLKTAETSCIVITHYDRLLDMIRPDVVHVLYKGQIVKTAGPELAQQIQERGYDWIKAEANE; from the coding sequence ATGTTAGAAGTTCGAAATCTTCATGCAAAAATCGGCGACAAGGAGATACTGCGTGGCATAAACCTCACAATCAAAGATGGTGAGACACATGCCATCATGGGTCCTAACGGTTCTGGTAAGTCAACACTTAGTGCTGTTCTTGTGGGTAATCCTTTATATGAAGTCACTGAAGGTGAGGCTTGGTTCAATGGGAAGAACCTTCTTGAGATGAAACCTGAGGATCGTGCTCATGAAGGACTGTTTCTCTCTTTCCAGTATCCTATTGAGATACCAGGTGTGCCTATGAGTCAGTTCCTGAAGGCTGCTGTCAACGAGAAACGCAAATATCAGGGACTTCCCGAGCTTAAGGCTGGTGAGTTCATGAAGCTCATGCGTGAGAAGCAGAAGATTGTTGAACTGGACAACAAACTGGCAAACCGCTCTGTGAACGAGGGCTTCAGTGGAGGTGAGAAGAAGCGTAACGAGATATTCCAGATGGCAATGCTCGAGCCGAAGCTCTCCATCCTTGACGAGACTGACTCTGGCCTTGATGTTGATGCCATGCGTATTGTGGCAGAGGGCGTTAACACGCTGAAGACTGCGGAGACGTCGTGCATAGTCATCACCCATTATGACCGTCTTCTCGATATGATTCGTCCAGATGTGGTACACGTGCTGTACAAAGGACAGATTGTGAAGACTGCCGGCCCCGAGCTGGCTCAGCAGATACAGGAACGTGGTTACGACTGGATAAAAGCAGAAGCAAATGAATAG
- a CDS encoding mannose-1-phosphate guanylyltransferase, producing MSTLKSDYSKDNYCIILAGGKGRRLWPSSREGRPKQFIDFFGTGRSLLQSTFDRMANIVPQDHIYICTGAEYVHWVKEQLPDLNERCLMVEPVNRNTAGSVAWAMLNIQKINMTANIVIMPSDQFITDEEAFRKNIIEGLDLVARQHMALIMGIKPSRPEPGYGYIQMGSDSIQENVFAIQSFVEKPEREFARLFMESGEFLWNTGIILCGATYLRECLRKLFFELFVPGMCENHDYTIDQIIDFIERNYASLPNIAIDQGVLQQSDNVYVMKCSFGWADIGTWHSIYEGMQKTDGDNVVLDSKVIMEDCRNNIICLPKGHIGVINGLEGYIIAEQDNMLLICPKEDSSALIRKYVNEVGIKYGDEYI from the coding sequence ATGAGCACACTAAAATCCGACTATTCGAAAGACAACTATTGCATTATATTAGCAGGCGGTAAGGGTCGTCGTTTGTGGCCTTCAAGCCGTGAGGGACGCCCCAAACAATTCATTGATTTCTTCGGTACCGGCCGTTCGCTCCTGCAGAGCACCTTCGACCGCATGGCCAACATCGTCCCTCAAGACCATATTTATATATGTACTGGTGCGGAGTATGTTCACTGGGTTAAAGAACAGTTGCCCGATCTCAACGAGCGTTGCCTGATGGTAGAGCCCGTGAACCGAAATACGGCAGGCAGCGTGGCATGGGCTATGCTTAATATCCAAAAGATAAACATGACGGCAAATATCGTCATCATGCCCAGTGACCAGTTTATCACAGATGAGGAAGCTTTCCGCAAGAACATCATTGAAGGTCTCGACCTCGTGGCCCGTCAGCACATGGCGCTGATTATGGGTATCAAGCCCTCGCGCCCCGAGCCTGGTTATGGTTATATACAGATGGGCAGCGACTCCATCCAAGAGAATGTGTTTGCCATCCAGTCGTTTGTGGAGAAGCCTGAGCGTGAGTTTGCCCGACTGTTCATGGAGAGTGGCGAGTTCCTGTGGAACACAGGTATCATACTCTGCGGAGCCACCTATCTGCGCGAATGTCTGCGTAAGCTATTCTTCGAACTATTCGTCCCTGGTATGTGTGAGAACCACGACTACACCATAGACCAGATCATCGACTTCATTGAGCGCAACTACGCTTCGCTGCCCAACATCGCTATCGACCAGGGCGTGCTGCAGCAGTCAGACAATGTGTATGTCATGAAGTGTAGCTTCGGATGGGCCGACATTGGTACGTGGCATTCCATCTATGAGGGTATGCAGAAGACCGACGGCGACAACGTAGTACTCGACTCAAAGGTAATCATGGAGGACTGCCGCAATAACATCATCTGTCTGCCCAAGGGGCATATAGGTGTCATCAATGGTCTGGAAGGTTATATCATTGCCGAGCAGGACAATATGCTGCTGATATGTCCTAAGGAAGACTCTTCAGCACTCATTCGGAAATACGTGAATGAGGTGGGAATAAAATACGGCGACGAATACATCTAA
- a CDS encoding HIT family protein, giving the protein MDIFSKIAAGEIPSYKCAENDEFYAFLDINPVVKGHTLVIPRREVDYIFDMEDDEIARYQQFAKQVAVALKKAFPCKKVAQVVLGLEVAHAHIHLIPMNTEADVDFRREKLQLPAEEMKQIADKIFAEFSAK; this is encoded by the coding sequence ATGGATATTTTCAGCAAGATAGCAGCTGGTGAGATTCCCAGCTATAAGTGTGCAGAGAACGATGAGTTCTATGCTTTCCTTGATATTAATCCGGTAGTTAAGGGTCACACACTTGTCATTCCTCGTCGTGAGGTAGATTACATCTTCGATATGGAGGATGATGAGATTGCCCGTTACCAGCAGTTTGCAAAGCAGGTGGCAGTGGCCCTGAAGAAGGCTTTCCCATGTAAGAAGGTTGCTCAGGTGGTGCTTGGCCTTGAGGTTGCTCATGCTCACATACACCTCATTCCTATGAACACTGAGGCAGATGTTGACTTCCGTCGTGAGAAGCTTCAGCTTCCAGCCGAGGAGATGAAACAGATAGCAGACAAGATTTTTGCTGAGTTCTCAGCAAAATAA
- the greA gene encoding transcription elongation factor GreA, translating into MAYMSQEGYDKLIAELKHLEGIERPKASAAIAEARDKGDLSENSEYEAAKEAQAHLEAKINQLKLAITDAKIVDTSRLSTDSVQILSKVEMTNLATKARMTYTIVSENEANLREGKISIQTPIAQGLLNHKVGDEVEVKIPRGTIKLRIEKITVG; encoded by the coding sequence ATGGCATACATGTCACAAGAAGGCTATGATAAGCTCATAGCCGAACTGAAACATTTGGAGGGAATAGAGCGTCCCAAGGCTTCGGCAGCCATTGCGGAAGCACGTGATAAAGGCGACCTGAGCGAGAACTCGGAGTATGAGGCAGCTAAGGAAGCACAGGCTCATCTGGAGGCAAAGATTAACCAGCTGAAGCTGGCTATCACCGATGCAAAGATCGTAGATACAAGCCGTCTCTCTACTGACTCTGTACAGATTCTGTCAAAGGTTGAGATGACTAACCTTGCAACCAAGGCTCGCATGACATATACTATTGTGAGCGAGAACGAGGCAAACCTGCGTGAGGGTAAGATCTCTATACAGACACCTATTGCTCAGGGACTGCTTAACCACAAGGTTGGCGACGAGGTGGAAGTAAAGATTCCACGCGGCACCATCAAGCTGCGTATCGAGAAGATCACAGTTGGATAA
- a CDS encoding MalY/PatB family protein, with the protein MQIYDFDTPVTRRGTGCYKWDETPEDGVIPMWVADMDFKTSPAIIDALHRRVEHGVFGYTLVPDSYYDAVISWFKHRHQWTIDRSWIQYTSGVVPALSVIVKAFTEPGHKVIVQTPVYNCFFSSIRNNGCEVVCSPLISHSSPLTYEMDFADLEEKASDERTKLLILCNPHNPAGRVWSREELARVYNICKEHGVIVVSDEIHNELTYRGNRYVPYGTVDEGLENAIVCTSPSKSFNTAGLQIANIICSKAEWREKIDRAINQNEVCDVNPFGVVALQAAYNESEEWLDQLCEYIYSNYEALSDFFAEHLPQLAFTPLEGTYLVWVDISATHISADELTERLLKEGRVQVNSGTMYDPACGQHFIRINIACPRSQMMEGLRRIAMVINGLTEH; encoded by the coding sequence ATGCAAATCTATGATTTTGATACGCCGGTAACACGTCGCGGTACGGGCTGCTATAAGTGGGATGAGACGCCTGAGGACGGTGTCATACCCATGTGGGTGGCTGACATGGACTTTAAAACCTCACCTGCCATCATTGATGCTCTGCACCGTAGGGTGGAGCATGGCGTATTTGGTTATACGCTTGTGCCTGACAGCTATTATGATGCCGTAATCTCATGGTTTAAGCATCGCCATCAGTGGACGATAGACCGCTCGTGGATACAATATACCTCGGGCGTGGTGCCTGCCTTGTCGGTTATAGTGAAGGCGTTTACAGAGCCAGGCCACAAGGTCATAGTGCAGACACCTGTCTATAACTGCTTCTTCTCTTCCATCAGGAACAACGGCTGCGAAGTGGTATGCTCGCCTCTTATCTCTCACTCTTCACCCCTCACATACGAGATGGATTTTGCTGATCTAGAAGAGAAGGCTTCCGACGAGCGGACGAAACTGCTGATATTATGTAATCCTCATAACCCCGCAGGAAGGGTGTGGAGTAGGGAAGAGCTCGCGCGCGTATATAATATATGTAAGGAGCATGGCGTTATAGTGGTCTCTGACGAGATTCATAATGAGCTGACATATCGTGGTAACCGATATGTGCCTTATGGCACTGTTGACGAAGGGTTGGAGAATGCAATAGTTTGTACCTCACCTTCGAAGTCGTTTAATACTGCCGGCTTGCAGATTGCCAACATAATCTGCTCAAAGGCTGAGTGGAGGGAGAAAATAGACCGTGCTATAAACCAGAACGAGGTGTGCGATGTTAATCCTTTTGGGGTGGTGGCGCTGCAGGCTGCCTATAACGAGAGCGAAGAGTGGCTTGACCAACTGTGTGAGTATATCTATAGTAACTATGAGGCGCTAAGCGACTTCTTTGCCGAGCATCTGCCACAGTTGGCATTTACACCGCTTGAGGGTACATATCTTGTGTGGGTGGACATAAGCGCTACGCATATCTCAGCTGACGAGCTGACCGAACGCCTGTTGAAAGAAGGACGTGTGCAGGTGAATAGTGGCACGATGTATGATCCTGCCTGCGGACAGCATTTCATAAGGATTAATATTGCTTGTCCACGCTCTCAGATGATGGAAGGACTGAGAAGAATTGCAATGGTAATAAATGGCCTGACAGAGCATTAG
- a CDS encoding DUF3737 family protein: MDVIVKQHFEGERPLFERHHLRLEQVTIGDGESAVKECSDIEAVGCHFWGKYPFWHVDGLKIDNCKFDEGARSALWYSNDLVMTNTQIDGPKMFREMHNLRLENVLINDADETFWRCTNIVAKNLELHEGTYPFMFCENIRIDGLKSDSKYVFQYCKNVELSNANIVTKDSFWECENVTIRDSVLDGEYLAWHSKNVRLVNCHLAGEQLLCYADSLVLENCTFDAACDRVFEYSTVQADIRGHIENIKNPTSGHIVADSIGSVTIDENIKQPANCVIEEKGKH, from the coding sequence ATGGATGTTATTGTTAAACAGCATTTCGAAGGTGAACGTCCGCTCTTTGAACGGCATCACTTGAGACTTGAGCAGGTGACAATCGGCGATGGCGAGAGTGCAGTGAAAGAATGCTCTGACATCGAAGCCGTTGGATGCCACTTCTGGGGTAAATACCCGTTCTGGCATGTTGATGGCTTGAAGATTGACAACTGTAAGTTCGACGAGGGCGCTCGCTCGGCCCTGTGGTATTCTAACGACTTGGTTATGACCAACACACAGATTGACGGACCGAAGATGTTTCGCGAGATGCATAACCTTCGTCTTGAGAACGTACTGATTAACGATGCTGACGAGACCTTCTGGCGATGCACGAACATCGTTGCGAAGAATCTTGAGCTGCATGAAGGTACATATCCGTTCATGTTCTGCGAGAATATACGTATTGACGGACTGAAGAGCGATTCGAAGTATGTCTTCCAATATTGTAAGAACGTGGAGCTAAGCAATGCAAACATTGTTACGAAGGATTCGTTTTGGGAGTGTGAGAATGTTACCATACGTGACTCCGTGCTTGACGGTGAGTATCTGGCATGGCACTCTAAGAATGTGCGACTTGTCAATTGTCATCTGGCAGGCGAGCAGCTGCTCTGCTATGCAGACAGTCTGGTGCTGGAGAACTGTACTTTCGATGCTGCATGTGACCGCGTGTTTGAATACAGTACTGTTCAGGCCGATATTCGTGGACACATTGAGAATATCAAGAACCCTACCTCGGGACATATCGTGGCTGACTCAATAGGCTCTGTCACTATTGATGAGAATATTAAGCAGCCGGCGAACTGTGTGATTGAAGAAAAAGGTAAGCACTAA
- the purE gene encoding 5-(carboxyamino)imidazole ribonucleotide mutase, producing MNPKVSIIMGSTSDLPVMEKACKFLDEMQVPFEVNALSAHRTPDSVETFARTAKERGLRVIIAGAGMAAALPGVIAASTTLPVIGVPIKGMLDGLDAMFSIIQMPPGIPVATVGVNGAQNAAILAVEMLALSDEALAERLAAYKNGLKEKIEKANKELAEVKYQFKTN from the coding sequence ATGAATCCTAAAGTTAGTATTATCATGGGCAGTACAAGTGACCTGCCCGTAATGGAGAAAGCCTGCAAGTTCCTTGATGAGATGCAGGTGCCGTTTGAAGTCAACGCTCTGTCTGCCCACCGTACTCCTGATTCTGTGGAGACATTCGCCCGTACAGCCAAGGAGCGCGGACTGCGCGTGATTATAGCAGGTGCTGGCATGGCTGCTGCTCTGCCAGGCGTTATCGCGGCTTCTACTACTCTGCCTGTTATCGGTGTACCCATCAAGGGCATGCTCGATGGTCTTGATGCCATGTTCTCAATCATTCAGATGCCTCCTGGCATACCTGTAGCAACGGTGGGCGTAAACGGTGCTCAGAATGCAGCAATCCTCGCTGTAGAGATGCTCGCTCTTAGCGATGAGGCTCTTGCTGAGCGTCTCGCAGCATACAAGAATGGCCTGAAGGAAAAGATAGAAAAGGCAAACAAGGAACTGGCTGAGGTGAAATATCAGTTCAAGACCAACTAA
- a CDS encoding phosphatase PAP2 family protein, with product MSREKTIIYLSRVVSMVFTPFYLPLMGLILLFTFSYLALLPIDYRLQVIAIIYLFTILLPTLLIHFYRRYHGWTLIELGQRERRMVPYVVSIVCYLSCVWLLRYMNVFHFVSSILMAALLVQIVCAVINVWWKVSTHTAAIGGVAGALFAFSEIFGFNPVWWLCVVFVVGGVMGSARMILRQHSLAQVVAGFYIGLVCAALGVLFL from the coding sequence ATGAGCAGAGAAAAGACGATAATATACTTGTCAAGGGTTGTGAGCATGGTGTTCACTCCTTTCTATCTCCCGCTGATGGGACTGATACTGCTGTTTACCTTCAGCTATCTGGCATTGCTGCCCATAGACTACAGGTTGCAGGTCATAGCAATAATCTATCTGTTCACCATACTTCTTCCCACACTGCTGATTCATTTCTATCGCCGCTATCACGGTTGGACGCTCATAGAGCTTGGTCAGCGTGAACGACGCATGGTGCCCTATGTAGTGTCAATAGTGTGCTATCTCTCCTGTGTGTGGCTGCTGCGTTATATGAACGTGTTTCATTTCGTGAGCAGTATTCTCATGGCAGCTCTATTGGTACAGATAGTATGTGCTGTAATAAATGTGTGGTGGAAAGTGTCAACTCATACTGCAGCAATAGGCGGAGTGGCAGGCGCCCTCTTCGCCTTCTCCGAAATCTTCGGCTTCAATCCGGTGTGGTGGCTCTGTGTGGTGTTTGTGGTAGGAGGTGTCATGGGCTCTGCCAGGATGATTCTCCGCCAGCACTCGTTGGCACAGGTAGTAGCGGGCTTCTATATAGGGCTTGTCTGTGCCGCACTTGGAGTGTTGTTCTTGTGA